GATCGTCGGCGTCTCCAGCAAGGTCACGCCGATTTTGGCGGGCGTGGATTTGCAGCAGACCAACCCATTGTGGACGGCATTTGTGTTGCTCAACTTGGGCAACATCGCCCGCGTCGTCGGGCAAACGCTGATGGATTTGACGACCGCTGTCGGCGCTTTGGTGGCGGCGTCAGGGTTTGTGCAATGGGCGGGCATCGCCTTGTGGGCGGACGACTTATGGCACACCATCGCTACTGGGCGGCGCATCGCAAAGGAAGGTGCGTCGCCAGCGGACGAGTTGACCGACATCACGCCGCAAACGAAGGTCGCAGCGATCTTGGAACGCTACCCGCAGACGCTGGAAGTGTTTTTGCGCCACGGATTTGCGCCGTTGGCGAACCCCGTTTTGCGCAAGACGATGGCTAAGGTTGTGACTGTTGAGCAAGCGTGCCGCCGCGAAGGCGTGGACATAGACGCCTTGCTGCGTGACTTGCGCCGTGCTGCGGGGCTTGAACCCGAACCGAAAGCAGCAACCCCGCCAGCGCCGCTGCAACCTGCCGAAACGCCTGCGAACGCCCCCACAACAGCCCCCGCACAGACATCGGCGACGCCATCGGCACTTGCCGATAAATCCGCAACGCCTTCCCCGACACCTGTCAGTTTCACCGAGCAACTCATCTGGGGCGCGTTGGAGAGTTGCTACGACCCCGAAATTCCCGACGCCAACATCGTTGAGTTGGGCTTAGTTTACGGCGTCCGTTACGATGCAGCGACGGGCGTCGCCGAAATCACAATGACGCTGACCTCGCCTTACTGCCCCGTCGGCGATTATATCGTTGAGCAGGTGCGCCAGAGCGTCGGGAGCGTCATCGGTGTCAAAGAAGTGCGCATCAACCTGACCTTTGACCCGCCGTGGTCGCTGGAGCGCATCAAACCCGAAGTCCGCCAACGGTTGGGCTTGGAGTGGTGAGCGCCAATGTTGAAAGTGGGTGAGCGATGGTGGGTGTGATCGCGCAGTTGCGCGAGGAGCACCAACAAATGCGTCAGCACCTTGCCGAGTGGGACGATTTGCTGGCGGAGTTGGACAGCGGCGTCGGCACATTCGCTGCCCTGCGGCTCAAAGAAGAAGCCCGCTGGGTGCACGAGACTGTGTTGCCCCACCTTGAACGAGAAGAAGCGGTCGTCTTTTCTGCCCTGCAGGAGCGCGTCCCCGAAGAGACCGAAGGGGTGCGCCGGTTGAGGGAGGACCACACCCAATTGCGCCAATTGGCGGAGCAATTGATGGAAATCGCATGGAAGCGGCAACTGGGCGCGGCGACCAGCGCACAAGCCCAAACGGTGCTTAAAACCTTCCGCTGGCGCTTGTTAGACCACCTCGCCCGCGAGGACGGCAGTTTGCCTCCCTTGCTGATGCAAACGCTGTCCGTCGACGAAGACGAGCGACTGCTGCGACGCTGGCAATCTCACCGATTGACAGAAGCGACGCCAACAGGCTCACTGACGGAGTTGAACGGGCGCATCCACGCGTGGCTGGACGACTTGTTGCTTGAGCATTTGGAAGCGTTGGTAGCGTTGAACCTCACGGAAGCCAGACGACTTTGGCAGCGCTTTGCCGAAGCGTTGCTGAAGCATGCGGAAGCCGAAGACAGCGTGGCGTTGCCCGTTTACGAGCGGTTAGGAGCGTTCCCCGAAGGCGGTCAACCGTCGTTGTTGGCTGCCGAGCACAAGGGCATTGAGCGGATGCTCAAAACGCTGACGCGGCGCTTAGAAGCGTTGTCGCCGACCGACCCGGCGCTGCGCCGCAAGGTCGTCGTCGGGCTAGACCGTTACATGCTCTTTCGCCATCTAATAGAGCACCACACCCTGCGGGAGCAAAACATTTTCTACCCGCTTTTGGACGAAAAAGCCCGCGCCGACGAAAAAGCCCGCATCGCTCAGGCGTTGACCGATGCCCAAAGCGGCGCGTTGCAAAGGTGATGACCAATGGCGGAATTTTTCGGCGAACGCGAAGACATGCTGCACCGCGACGAAACCGAAGGCGTCGGCGAAATGTCGCCAGCGACGCTGCACCTGATAGACGAGCACGAGCAGTTTCGGGCAAAGATGGCGGCGTGGCAGAAAGCGTTGGCGGACGCCGATGACGCCGAAAAGCGCACCCTTTTGCACGCCGTTGTAGCGTTCCTTGACGGCGATGTGGAAACACATGCCCGCAAAGAGGACGAGGTTTACTTCCCCGCCCTTGAACCTTACTACGCGACACTGCTGATGTATGAGGCGCACGATCTGATCCGAGAAGAGACCGAAAGTTTCAAAGCAGCGCTGACGCAATGGGAACGAGGCGAATTGCCCCTCAGCAAGGTGCAGGCGGCGCTGGACCGCGTGTTCGCCCTGCTGCACGACCACTTCGGTGAAGAGGAACTGGTTTACTTCCCCCTCGCCGAGCAAAAGTGGAGCGATGACGAAAAAGAGGAAGTGTGGGCGAAGATGCAGGCGCTGATAGACCCGTAGTGTCGTGCCATTCCTGGCGTCAAGGGGGGTGCTTTGCGATGAAGTCTGTTGAGGCATTGATGCACGAGCACCGTGTCATTGAGCACGGGTTGGCGGTGTTGGAAGCCATGACCGACCGCATTGAGCGGGGCGAAACGGTGCCGACGGAAAAGGTAGCAGCGTTGCTGGACTTCTTCCGCGTGTTCGCCGACGAATGCCATCACGGCAAGGAGGAAGGAGTGCTCTTTCCTGAACTGGAAGCGAGGGGCATCCCAAAGGAGGGCGGTCCTA
The genomic region above belongs to bacterium HR17 and contains:
- the paaD gene encoding Putative 1,2-phenylacetyl-CoA epoxidase, subunit D is translated as MFGFATQLIMGVSLRFLPHAYGFCEPPRWWAKVLLIGSNLATLLMVTAFPLYMPHRHHAWLALYWLGLAVWLVLVVGHIAVMRLLGTAQEHDRALKFLRAAFVWAVVGLVMGVAMPLYHAVTGQSFSHNYMASYRHALLAGFVLLTIVGVSSKVTPILAGVDLQQTNPLWTAFVLLNLGNIARVVGQTLMDLTTAVGALVAASGFVQWAGIALWADDLWHTIATGRRIAKEGASPADELTDITPQTKVAAILERYPQTLEVFLRHGFAPLANPVLRKTMAKVVTVEQACRREGVDIDALLRDLRRAAGLEPEPKAATPPAPLQPAETPANAPTTAPAQTSATPSALADKSATPSPTPVSFTEQLIWGALESCYDPEIPDANIVELGLVYGVRYDAATGVAEITMTLTSPYCPVGDYIVEQVRQSVGSVIGVKEVRINLTFDPPWSLERIKPEVRQRLGLEW